The genomic DNA CCACTTGGTCAGCAGGGTTAGCAGAGGGATGTTCAGCGTTTGAGACTTCAGAGCCACCTACACCTGCAGTGCTGGCGTTGCAGGGGTTAAACTCAGCTTTAAGCTTCATGCGCTCATACTCCCTAATCCTGGCCAGAGCTTTGTCTAAATGAATCACCGTGTTGCCTATCAGAGCAGCAAAGAAAGGAGAGCACGGGGTGAAAGGGAGACAGAAATGGGatccaaaatgttcaaaatcaaTGAAGCACGAAAGAGAGGGCTGTAATGAATATTAATGCATCTGTAACCAGGTTTACACTACAGGATCAAGTAAGCCAGCATCACTCCTAATTTACTGGATGTCACTAAAGTTCCCAAACTCAGAgtccattttcatttcttctgaAAGTTATTTAGGCCATGTGATATTGATCCTGAGGCATAAAGTGGTTGTTTTACCAAAACAAGCCCTCAGAGGCACTGCTGGAGAAAGTGGGAAGGGTTACCTCATTCTGATATAGTTATAGGCTATAAGCAAAGCATTTCAGCTGAGCACCAGGGTGTGGAAAGAAGTTTCATATAAGTTACAGTTTTACAAGCTTCAGCCCCTTCTATTCCAAAATCAGATAGCTTATACATGCGTATCTATACCCAGGTCATCGTTAGCAAATGGTTCCAGGTTGGAGGAGGTTGACATGGGGCTGTCATTGTCCACAAATTCTGCATCATCCCTCTTCTtcactgtgtcctgtgtgagCCTCAAGTTTTTCTCAACCACTTCCTGAAAAAAAACGTTAAGATTCCGTTAGGCGGCACCCATGGCATATATCTGATgtgaactgaaaatgttttaccaCAAACTGTTTGATTATAGAAAATGGATGATCCATCACAGatacagttttaaaaacagcaaacactcTTGCCATTCTGCTAACATGGCAAATCAGACatttcatccatcattcattgAACAAAGGCATTATTTGGACAGACAAAAGGCTTGGCGCCCAATTAGGATAACTCTGGGGACCTTGGCCCAGAACAAAGAACACATGTCTGATCTGGCAAAAGAGACGTAGGGAGATGAGGGCTATTTTTTATAGACAGACTTCTGAAGTCTTGCtgtcaaatcaaattcaaaGACAACGAAGAaggggacgggggggggggacttaAAAATCAGAGAATAAAGAGAGACTTGGAGGAATGAAAGGAGACAAGGCTGAGAGAGGAACTAATGAAAGATGTATTGAAATGTAGAAGAGGAAGCGAGTAAACGCCATAAAGAGAGTAGGAACAGGATGACAATAAGAAATCGGTGAAAGACTTCAAGGCTGGTAGAGCCGTGTGAGAATGCCATGCTGGGAAGCAATAATGTGTCTCTTACTGCATCACTGGTAGCCAGACTCTCACTGGGTGTGAGCTCAGACTGAGAGCCGGCGGCCCACACCACAGGACCAAGAGGGGGCAACTGGTCCTCAGCTGCACTCTTCTCTGCCAGGTGCCTGGTCACCAAGTCCTGGCAGAAACACATTGAGAGACTATTGTAAAACATGTTAAGTTCTCAGGGGGATATTGCTTTTATATCAAAGGCCAGGCTCAGATAACCACAGTTTTGAATTCTGACTagacttctctctctcacacacacacacacacacacacgcattagGGCTCTCTACTGTTCACCCACCACCACTCAAATTCAAGGAAGCTTTACAAGcatgaatgttaaatgttaGATTATTGCTATGTTAAATGGTATATTGAATTATTACATTGTAAGTAAGCAAAATGATTAATCACAAGATAACAAATATAGTGTACTGTATTTAGACTAAACAATTCAATAGAACATATACGTATTCATATAGATAatcatatatacacactgacacaacatAACTGAATAAAGTAGaataggagaggaggagactTCCTCACTCCTATACTCATGATTTCTCCAGCTCTTCCTATGTCTTCTTTATCTGTATGGTTCAAGATATGTTACCCTCAGCAGTTCAATGCCACATCTCCACCAGCCTCATGACTGCCAATTCAAAAGCCCATTTTTCCTCCTCCTAATTGTCTCCCCTAAAGGTCTGGCCTGCCCACAAAGCAGAGACATTCTGTCCAATATCAAGCTTTAAAATGATTGAGACAGGCCTAATTATGTCTGGAAATAGTTTGAGAGATCTAAATCTTATCTGTGGCTAGTCACATGGCCAGATATCCTGTGCCAAACAACCTTTCTGACCTAGAAGCCAGACAAGAACTCACCCCATATTCAGCCTGAATATCTTCTAATCTAAGCCcaacaaaaagcaaatgtcCAAGCAAGattcaaacagcagctgagtattcaaacagaaaagcagagagcagTTACGTCCGTCTGTATTTACCTGTAGGGAATACAGTGCCCTCTGCCGAAGGTAGTCCGTgttgagcagctgcagctcatgGAAGAGCTCAATGAGAAAGTGGGGACGGGACTCATTCTGGGAAATCAAAGTAGCCACCTCAGAGTAGATGGTCTCCCTCAGTGCCTCAAACAGTGAGAAGTCGCTGCTTGCATCTACAGGTTCGAGATTTGACAGCATGAGATTTAGGTGGACACTTGCATAATttcatcaaaaaacaaaaaacattagtCTGCCCTTAAACTTAGAAGCTTTGGTTTAGGTTAAGACGAAAATAGGACATGCATGGGATGTTTGGGTGACATAAGAACCAAGTGATGCATAGATTCGTGAGTTTACCTGGTGCTTCTGTGCATGCAATTCTGTTAGAGAGGAAGGGTGTTCTCCAAGCATAGGCTGTGAGTAAGATAAAttaaagtaacaaagtaaattaactgaaaattaaaataaaacatgtagtCTTAAATGTGCAGAGAAATGTGAATTGAAATTATATCAAAAAGGACAAGATGTTATAATTataagaaacaaatacaaaatgacaTTAACGCAGATATTAAATGTAtatggacaaaaacaaaaaacagacacaagaggggtgaggggggtgCGTAACTTTCATGACAAGTAGCTTGACCCATACCAGAGGAGAGGTCATTTCGTTTGTTCCCAAGCTTAGTTTTGCTGTCAAGTTTCTCTTGAGTCAGCTTGTCCAACAGACTCTTATTTTGATCCTTCTGACGAGACAGGGGTGCCCTCTCCTGGGCAAAGTCTGCAGTACTGCTAACACTGTCACTCTCATGGCctgagggaaacacacacacaaaagcactaATGAGATTTTCCTCATTAAGTCTGTGCTAATTTAGTTGCAGCATATAAACACAGGAGGAAATTCAACTCCATTTAGATACCTTCGCTGCTCTTGTTGTGCCCTTTGCTCCTCCTGCGACGACTCTTAGAATTGGGCGTCTTGCTTCGTGAGGCCAGGTTGGCCTGTGCAGAGGCCTTGCGCCCGGCCTTAAAGGTCTTTGTGATGGTGGTGGGATCGACTGGATCAGGCATGCTGCTGAAGCTTTCCTGTGACGCCCTGTCAAATCCTTGAGGTCGGGAATGACGGTTGGCGAaagtgggggaggaggagggcgacTCTTGGGGCTCCATTTTAGATTGGTGATGCTGGACAGTGTTGTTTGTGTAGGAGGTTTTAAGCCAGCCTGTCGGTCTAAAGGGGTCATGTGGAAAATAAATGCACGAACAATAATATTTGCATGTATACAGATATATACATGTAATTGAAGTAAATGATTAACATACCCTCTCTCTGTAGTGGTGTTAAGAGGAGAGCgctgcagtggaggagggaagcTCATATACTCTGTTTTAATTGAGGTGTTGGGGTCTAACTGCTGCTTCTGGTGGTCAGGAGTTGCCTGACCTGCTGCCCCCTGAGGGAACTCACCCATGGGAGCAGGGAAGAGTGGATATAAGTTAAAGCCtgcagagtgaaagaaagaaaaaaaaatgtttcattagCCCAAGTGTGAGTGTTAATGGtccaaataaatcaattaaatcatGATCAGGACTTTTGGCCTTTCGTTCCTACATATCCGAGTCACTTCAAACTCAAATGCACAAGTTGAAAAAGAGTATTCCTAACAAGAACAGCAACAACATTGTTCAAACAGTAAACATGAACTacacaaagataaaaatatattccaAATTACCTATAGAAGGTCATACTTGTATTGATACTAAACATACCATTTAGTATGGTGATGGGGATAGAACATAACCATCTTAAACTGgtcttaaaaaaatatatttaaaaaaatcactgtaaaCCTTTACTCTTTTCAGCCTCACTTTGATATTTTCACTTTCTATTGCCTCTAAGGCATAACAGTGAAGAGATGTTTTGTGTGAGAATTAAGCTtaagagcaaataaaacatgcatGTCATACTGGGAGGGAATGGGGATAAGGCAGCAGTTGGCATGTTGTTGACTGAAGGATGCAGGGTAGAGGAGAAGGGGGGAAAGACACCAGCAGAAGCTGAGGGACCGGAGCTGGATTCCTGGGATGCgccatgtttctgtgtctgccaACCTGCTGTTGAAGAGGcctgctgaagctgctgttgctgctggcgAAGGAGGTCGTTCAGGACCTGCTTTAGTCTGACGGAAAAGTATGAAAGAATAtacaatgtttgaaaaaaaaaaatagaactacataatataaataaagtaGCGTACTATTGTATACTGTTGTTTTCACCTTTGTACATTGTTTTGCTGCCAAGCCAGCTGGGTGTAACACTGGTTGAGCTGGTGCATGACCAGGTGGACCTGTGGTGAAGACAGGTTGTTGGGTACCACACTGTACTGACCTGTCAGCAGGGTTTGCAACATATAAGAGAGTGTCTACGAAaggaagtgagagaggagaagaaagtaGATGATGTTTTCGTTGACAGTCGTTTCATTATGTTTAAAATGACAACGTACAAAtgcacctaaaaaaaaaaaaaaaagggtggaaGGCTAAGAGTAGTGAACAGCGACTGCATTGACAAGTCCACCATGAAATTCAAATTAAGTCTACGAATACAGTGCAAGCTTGTGTCAATTAGCAAGGTTGGTGTCGGTGtctgtgcatgtatttgttCAGTGCACCAACCTGCTGGTCCTGCAGAAGGGTCTGACACATGCTGGTACTGAAGTCCAGCTGTCTCTGCAGCTGGCTGACCTGTTCCTGCCAGTGACATGAGCCCTCAGCAAAGGACAGTTCAGAGGCCCAGCGCAGGTTCTCTTGTCGCCGTGTACCCCCATGCTGATTAACAGACTGGTTTAAACTtctggactgctgctgctgctgctgctgctgcttggccTTGCTTTTGTTATGAAGAGATGAAATCCCAATAGCTTCACTGGAGAAGGCTGGTGGAGGCTTCAAGTTgctaaagacacaaaaaaaactggcaAGTTATTTTGAAACACGGATTACAGATATCAGTACAATACAATTCCTTCTGCCTCCACTTTGTCCGACCTTCCTTGATTCTTCCTGTTACTGTAGGGGCACTGGTTCCTGCTGGATGAGTAGATGTGGATGTCATCatcagagctgctctctgcacaTTCTTcttgctcctcctcttcttctgcaccAATCTCTGAGCGATATTCATCCtcatcgtcgtcatcgtcatcatcatcatcgagGTGGCAGGGAGTGGAGCCCCAGGTGGCCATTGTCCTAATGATACATTGGCAAAATGCTATAAAATGTTGTTGTCTATGGAACAACCTTTAGTTTTAATCCCTTCCCCaactaaaaaaacagaaatgacacCAAGTAGGAGGTGATCTGCCATCCAATCACAACAGCTCTCACAACATGCTTAAGCACATGTTGCACAATGAGGCCGCTGTGTGGGTTTTGCAGTTCACCTGTAATTTAATCTTcaattttacttaaaaaaatacaaaataactaaaaaaggTGACTTCTAGCTTGGCCCCTGGTGAGACGGGCCCCTAGCACAGTGTGCCTCCTTACCTTTCATCCCTACTGACAGGCTGTGAGGGTGTAGCAAGGCCTTCTTGGTCGTCAATCCGCCGGGGAGAGTCACTGAGACCACTGCGCCTCTGGTGTTCAGCCATCAAGGACTCTAGGTGCTTCCTTCGCTGCCGCAGTTCTTCCCGCAAGATCTGGTGGCGGCGCATCTCTGACCAAAGCTGCTGACAATGCAagaacagagggaaacagctgaCTGTAATCTGTACTgttggttttcattttgaaatctgACTAGTGGTACCTAAGGGGCATTGTGTGTCCAAGTCCGTTACCTCATTGTCAGTGACCGAAGATGTAGCTGCTTCTGGAGCAGTGGGTTTGAGCACAGCTGAGTTGGTTTTGGGTCCAGAGGAAGATGAGGCCTGGACAGTGGCCGGTGTGGAGACTGCAACAGGAACCTTCCTCAGCAAGCCCTGCTGACTCACTGTGCTGGACAGAGATGACTAGAAAggatacaaaaacaaattaaatacaaatgaatacatTAATATGTAACCCAAAAAGCAGATTTATATCAAGTTgacagtttattaggtacacctagcacaaactaatgcagtctaatacagcTGCCATGAAATAAAGTCTATCTTCAGGAAGAGTATGATTAACTTTAATGGTGGAGGCTGCGGTTTCGAGAGTTCTTTACTGAGGAATGTTTCTATTATTAAGTCGACCACTCTTGATTAAAATGGGAtggacaaaacattaaaaactgttttgatacagttttgaaaatatcttttaaaaattCTACATACTAATTCGGCTTCTTATCAAACTGTACTTCAGATTATTGGCATATTTCCTGGaagcccgtgtgtgtgtgtgtataaaatacCTGAAGGTCAGGGCAAGCCCACTGCAGGTCCTGGATCTTGCCTTGGATTTCAATGAGCCTCTGGCGTTCTTCATGGAGCTGCTTCAGCTCGTGCTTCTGCTGACGCAGCTTCTCCTCATACAGCTTCTCCCTGTGTCCAGAATAGTTTTGATGCAAGCCAGCCATCAGACATTTTATACAAAGACTGTCAATCTTTTCAAAGATTTTTATAAACTGTACCTGGCCTTGCTGGAGAGAGTGAGTTCTCTGGGATTCTGTTTGGATCCGGTCCCAAATGACCCCACCACAGTAGCTCTGGTATTATTTGGCTGTTGGTGTAAAACTTCATCCTCATTAGCTGTTGTGCCATCTGTGTCATCACTctggaaacagacagaaacacacactttacacagtTGTTCAGTGTAAGATTGGGTCAGTGTTTCTTAACTAGAACAAGCGTTATACTTAATGCAAAGAGACACTTCAgctgttaaaagaaaaacctaAATCTAAAAAACACTTTGCTGCTTTTAAAGACCAGCTGTTGCACATTTTCCTTGCAGTTAAAGgcttattatttgttttgttttatttccacaaaTAAGTGGCCAACCCAGATGCAACATTTAATGAAACAATATTTAACCCAACAtctgtactaatactactaataaaagtCAAATCCCTTTGAGCTTTCCTTTCATTCTGCCAATCAAGAAGTGACACCTACATCCCCACTGTAGTATGTTATTCTGCCTCACCTGAACCATGGCCACCAGCTCCTGCAGCTGCCGAAGCTTCTGCTTCGCTGTCTGCCGATGAACCTTCTGGGCAAAACCTCCGTCATTCCCCAGACTGCTTCTTCGACTAGACCCCGATGCTTCACTGTCTGGAGCCACAGCCTGTGCCCCTTCATCATTATCGAGACCGTCTTCATCCTCATCGTCATCCTTCACCTGATTATAGGGGGTGTCTCTATTGTACTGGCACTCTACATGAGAGTTATAGAAATATGTTTAGTTATGTACAGTTAAtctgtaaaataatgtaatttcaAAAATGGTCTGTTGCCCTGTTAAAACTGTTTAAACAAAACCGTTCATTATAAGCTCCACAGCACTCCTTCTTAAAAGCCACATTATGGGACTAATGCATGGAATTCTGATGTTTTCAAACAATTAAGATAAATGATGCCAAGTTTGAGAGCCATACTAATCagtaatgatgataaaaacaatGCACCATTCAACAGTATTCAACCcaataaccctaacccttccaATGGCACTACATCCAGTTACATTTATATCATCAAATCTTAATGCCACCCATTTGCCTGtacatgaaataatgaaatgataTACAATGAAAAcccaaaaagaggaaaactatCAGTTGATATGTGCAAGTGTATGCTTGAGTGTACCTATGGCTGAGGGGATGTTGAGGCTTCGGAGATTGGCTGCTGACCGGTTGTTGATCTCGCACTCAGTATTCAGTCTGCCATCGCGGTTGTTAGTGGCACTACTCCTGACACTGCGCCCGTTGGTCAGGCTGTTCAAGTCTGTCCAGTTCCCGCTGCGCTGTGGGTTTCTGAAGAGATGAATAGCAGTGGCTGTTATGGATACATCACAATGCCAGTAGTCGAATAACACACCGTGGCCTGATGCTAAACACGATCATACTGTAACTTGagcccaacaacaacaacccccCTCCTATTGGCAGAGTTTCAGTATAATTTAGCACTTTAACACAagcttttaattttcttttgatcAATTAACTGATTGACAGGTCATTGCAGCTTTAGTATAATTAAAGTCCAATCAGATCTTTGcttattcagaaaaaaaactgcaatgtCACGTATAGAACTATCCATCTATTTagacaaacacacctgatgtTAGTTACAGGCTGGCGGTTCTCCTGCTCAGAATCAAACATGGCCTCAAATATAGAACCGTCCTCTGACTCGtggtcctcttcctcctcttcctcatcgtCATCATCTTTCACATTCTCGTTGACCGCATCCACCATCATATCAGAAGTTTGCTCGTAGTACTGCACCAATTCCCGCAGCTCATTCAAGCGCTTGTGGACCTCCTTTAGCTTCCTGTGGGGAGTACAAGAGAACAAGAATTATGTGACAGAAATGCAAATCTATACCatgtttaataattaaaaaggtTATGTGACACGCCAGGACAATGTCTTCACAATTCCCCCATCTACTGATGTTCAAAGTAAAATGGAACCTACAGAAAAGCAACCTTATAAAAAGTGGAGGCTGGGTGTCTTGTTCAATACCATTAATACCATGAAAATAAAAGGTCATGTAGTAGATTTTGTGGCTGTGTGCTTTCACTGAACTATCCCCACTTTATACAAACACCCTTCCGCTGATATCTGACCTGCCTTTTCAACCGCTTGAAGCTGCACGTGTTTCTGTGAGTACCTGAGCTTGTCTGTGGAATTGGAGCTTTCCTGATGTTGTGTGAGTGGAGGATGAAAGGAAGGAGAAGCTGAGGCCCCATtagagcagagagcagatggACAATCTGAAGATCCTCCCATGCTCAGACTGCACTGTGTTGACAAGCCACGACCTGCAACGAACCACACGCAGTTCAGTAACACTTAAAAGGGATAAAAGCCACAGAACTGCAAGACAATGACTTGGAAATACTCTTACATGAGTTGTTATTGAGTGTTTGGTCTCTGAGTGAATGCAGCTCCTGTAGGATCTTGTCCATGGTTTGCTTTTTGTCTTGAAGTTCTTGGAGCTTGGTGAGTTTGGCGCTGGCAGCTGTTGCTCCCATGTCTAGGCCAGTGTGGGGACCAGAGGCAGAGTGGAGAAGAGGCCTGTGCTTAGGTGGACCAACAGCCTGGGGAGCCCTTGACCAGCACACCTCTCTTGAGAGGGAAAGGCTCTCTGCCTGACGACGGTTGTCTGGCACTGCTTTAGTCTACAGGGCATAAATAATGAACAACTTGAACCATAAATGTGTTATTAAACTGTTAAAGCACATTTcttgataaaataaaagatttcaAAAAAGTTGTCATGGCTCGTCAAAAGAGAGTTAGACTAGGGGTAGACATGCCAGCATTATTGATTATACTCCCTTCATCGAattgttcaaaataaaactcttcaCATACTGACAGACTTTGTGTCATAATTCTATAAAGGTTGTCATTATTAAAAATTACTAAAAAACGTATGACTCAGAGGTCG from Pempheris klunzingeri isolate RE-2024b chromosome 3, fPemKlu1.hap1, whole genome shotgun sequence includes the following:
- the pcm1 gene encoding pericentriolar material 1 protein isoform X4, whose product is MATGGTPFHDSAEELHNWTVTNGSLEDRLNNMDWGVQQKKANRSSEKNKKKLSAAVVESRLTNDISPESTPGAGRRRARTPHSFPHIKYTTQMSVPDQAELDKLRQRINFTDLDERSIGSDSQGRVTAANNQRQLAGENKKPYNFLPLHVNTNKSKELLPPSSSAPATPAITKETKKQSPGLRDTLTPLVPTKDTPRLSRGGTERGPLVHREYGRGEQRIDSSQVVSKLVQIREYISKASSMRDDLVEKNDVPANVERLSHLIDHLKEQEKSYLRFLQKMLTRENEEDDVGTLDSAVGSGSLAESTSLNIEVRSSDASNATGGRPEIVRADQKEELENLRKQHELLKKMLEQQEQLRALQGRQEALMAMQDSAEQALAVIEDTVVTETTGSVSGLSITSELNDELNDLIQRFHNQLHDSQTKAVPDNRRQAESLSLSREVCWSRAPQAVGPPKHRPLLHSASGPHTGLDMGATAASAKLTKLQELQDKKQTMDKILQELHSLRDQTLNNNSCRGLSTQCSLSMGGSSDCPSALCSNGASASPSFHPPLTQHQESSNSTDKLRKLKEVHKRLNELRELVQYYEQTSDMMVDAVNENVKDDDDEEEEEEDHESEDGSIFEAMFDSEQENRQPVTNIRNPQRSGNWTDLNSLTNGRSVRSSATNNRDGRLNTECEINNRSAANLRSLNIPSAIECQYNRDTPYNQVKDDDEDEDGLDNDEGAQAVAPDSEASGSSRRSSLGNDGGFAQKVHRQTAKQKLRQLQELVAMVQSDDTDGTTANEDEVLHQQPNNTRATVVGSFGTGSKQNPRELTLSSKAREKLYEEKLRQQKHELKQLHEERQRLIEIQGKIQDLQWACPDLQSSLSSTVSQQGLLRKVPVAVSTPATVQASSSSGPKTNSAVLKPTAPEAATSSVTDNEQLWSEMRRHQILREELRQRRKHLESLMAEHQRRSGLSDSPRRIDDQEGLATPSQPVSRDERTMATWGSTPCHLDDDDDDDDDEDEYRSEIGAEEEEEQEECAESSSDDDIHIYSSSRNQCPYSNRKNQGSNLKPPPAFSSEAIGISSLHNKSKAKQQQQQQQQSRSLNQSVNQHGGTRRQENLRWASELSFAEGSCHWQEQVSQLQRQLDFSTSMCQTLLQDQQTLSYMLQTLLTGQYSVVPNNLSSPQVHLVMHQLNQCYTQLAWQQNNVQRLKQVLNDLLRQQQQQLQQASSTAGWQTQKHGASQESSSGPSASAGVFPPFSSTLHPSVNNMPTAALSPFPPSFNLYPLFPAPMGEFPQGAAGQATPDHQKQQLDPNTSIKTEYMSFPPPLQRSPLNTTTERGPTGWLKTSYTNNTVQHHQSKMEPQESPSSSPTFANRHSRPQGFDRASQESFSSMPDPVDPTTITKTFKAGRKASAQANLASRSKTPNSKSRRRRSKGHNKSSEGHESDSVSSTADFAQERAPLSRQKDQNKSLLDKLTQEKLDSKTKLGNKRNDLSSDASSDFSLFEALRETIYSEVATLISQNESRPHFLIELFHELQLLNTDYLRQRALYSLQDLVTRHLAEKSAAEDQLPPLGPVVWAAGSQSELTPSESLATSDAEVVEKNLRLTQDTVKKRDDAEFVDNDSPMSTSSNLEPFANDDLGNTVIHLDKALARIREYERMKLKAEFNPCNASTAGVGGSEVSNAEHPSANPADQVEAEGAAGDVRCPQIDTQQLDRQIKAIMTEVIPFLKENMDEVCSLQLLTSVRRMVLTLTQQNDESKEFVRFFHKQLGGILQDSLSKFMGRTLKDCGEDLLVEISEILFNELAFFRLMQDLDNSSSSSTLAAKHKNKKRAEQPNKAKSSLKENAIACGDKSVSPIYTDEDKDQDEAEQEGDSPLQELYLQTETKNSRSSEASEVEEEEEDEVGRQGIPLSISLSKAETQALTNYGSGEDENEEEEMEEFEAGPVDVQTSLQASADRQVEQEETTGSETQETKPIVRSSENDDEINNPVGTVVSTVEDRDMAECQSPEEETKAGAAAHSEGGSAVCDSQDVPKESATTSSPDSDSPVMINVDEMGSGNTSQKSDEEDFVKVDDLPLQLTVMCEEELQKRIVEEQQNNNLSVEILNGNTESLTGLVGNAHALKEPDNVGAQSV
- the pcm1 gene encoding pericentriolar material 1 protein isoform X1 translates to MATGGTPFHDSAEELHNWTVTNGSLEDRLNNMDWGVQQKKANRSSEKNKKKLSAAVVESRLTNDISPESTPGAGRRRARTPHSFPHIKYTTQMSVPDQAELDKLRQRINFTDLDERSIGSDSQGRVTAANNQRQLAGENKKPYNFLPLHVNTNKSKELLPPSSSAPATPAITKETKKQSPGLRDTLTPLVPTKDTPRLSRGGTERGPLVHREYGRGEQRIDSSQVVSKLVQIREYISKASSMRDDLVEKNDVPANVERLSHLIDHLKEQEKSYLRFLQKMLTRENEEDDVGTLDSAVGSGSLAESTSLNIEVRSSDASNATGGRPEIVRADQKEELENLRKQHELLKKMLEQQEQLRALQGRQEALMAMQDSAEQALAVIEDTVVTETTGSVSGLSITSELNDELNDLIQRFHNQLHDSQTKAVPDNRRQAESLSLSREVCWSRAPQAVGPPKHRPLLHSASGPHTGLDMGATAASAKLTKLQELQDKKQTMDKILQELHSLRDQTLNNNSCRGLSTQCSLSMGGSSDCPSALCSNGASASPSFHPPLTQHQESSNSTDKLRKLKEVHKRLNELRELVQYYEQTSDMMVDAVNENVKDDDDEEEEEEDHESEDGSIFEAMFDSEQENRQPVTNIRNPQRSGNWTDLNSLTNGRSVRSSATNNRDGRLNTECEINNRSAANLRSLNIPSAIECQYNRDTPYNQVKDDDEDEDGLDNDEGAQAVAPDSEASGSSRRSSLGNDGGFAQKVHRQTAKQKLRQLQELVAMVQSDDTDGTTANEDEVLHQQPNNTRATVVGSFGTGSKQNPRELTLSSKAREKLYEEKLRQQKHELKQLHEERQRLIEIQGKIQDLQWACPDLQSSLSSTVSQQGLLRKVPVAVSTPATVQASSSSGPKTNSAVLKPTAPEAATSSVTDNEQLWSEMRRHQILREELRQRRKHLESLMAEHQRRSGLSDSPRRIDDQEGLATPSQPVSRDERTMATWGSTPCHLDDDDDDDDDEDEYRSEIGAEEEEEQEECAESSSDDDIHIYSSSRNQCPYSNRKNQGSNLKPPPAFSSEAIGISSLHNKSKAKQQQQQQQQSRSLNQSVNQHGGTRRQENLRWASELSFAEGSCHWQEQVSQLQRQLDFSTSMCQTLLQDQQTLSYMLQTLLTGQYSVVPNNLSSPQVHLVMHQLNQCYTQLAWQQNNVQRLKQVLNDLLRQQQQQLQQASSTAGWQTQKHGASQESSSGPSASAGVFPPFSSTLHPSVNNMPTAALSPFPPSFNLYPLFPAPMGEFPQGAAGQATPDHQKQQLDPNTSIKTEYMSFPPPLQRSPLNTTTERGPTGWLKTSYTNNTVQHHQSKMEPQESPSSSPTFANRHSRPQGFDRASQESFSSMPDPVDPTTITKTFKAGRKASAQANLASRSKTPNSKSRRRRSKGHNKSSEGHESDSVSSTADFAQERAPLSRQKDQNKSLLDKLTQEKLDSKTKLGNKRNDLSSAYAWRTPFLSNRIACTEAPDASSDFSLFEALRETIYSEVATLISQNESRPHFLIELFHELQLLNTDYLRQRALYSLQDLVTRHLAEKSAAEDQLPPLGPVVWAAGSQSELTPSESLATSDAEVVEKNLRLTQDTVKKRDDAEFVDNDSPMSTSSNLEPFANDDLGNTVIHLDKALARIREYERMKLKAEFNPCNASTAGVGGSEVSNAEHPSANPADQVEAEGAAGDVRCPQIDTQQLDRQIKAIMTEVIPFLKENMDEVCSLQLLTSVRRMVLTLTQQNDESKEFVRFFHKQLGGILQDSLSKFMGRTLKDCGEDLLVEISEILFNELAFFRLMQDLDNSSSSSTLAAKHKNKKRAEQPNKAKSSLKENAIACGDKSVSPIYTDEDKDQDEAEQEGDSPLQELYLQTETKNSRSSEASEVEEEEEDEVGRQGIPLSISLSKAETQALTNYGSGEDENEEEEMEEFEAGPVDVQTSLQASADRQVEQEETTGSETQETKPIVRSSENDDEINNPVGTVVSTVEDRDMAECQSPEEETKAGAAAHSEGGSAVCDSQDVPKESATTSSPDSDSPVMINVDEMGSGNTSQKSDEEDFVKVDDLPLQLTVMCEEELQKRIVEEQQNNNLSVEILNGNTESLTGLVGNAHALKEPDNVGAQSV